Proteins from a genomic interval of Neovison vison isolate M4711 chromosome 4, ASM_NN_V1, whole genome shotgun sequence:
- the TSPAN13 gene encoding tetraspanin-13 translates to MVCGGFACSKNCLCALNLLYTLVSLLLIGIAAWGIGFGLISSLRVVGVVIAVGIFLFLIALVGLIGAVKHHQVLLFFYMIILLLVFIVQFSVSCACLALNQEQQGQLLEVGWNNTASARNDIQRNLNCCGFRSFNPNDTCLASCVKSSHPCSPCAPIIGKYAGEVLRFVGGIGLFFSFTEILGVWLTYRYRNQKDPRANPSAFL, encoded by the exons TTGGTCAGTCTGTTGCTCATTGGAATCGCGGCGTGGGGCATTGGTTTCGGGCTGATTTCCAGCCTCCGGGTGGTCGGCGTGGTCATCGCTGTGGGCATCTTCCTGTTCCTGATTGCGTTGGTGGGGCTGATTGGAGCCGTAAAGCACCATCAGGTGTTGctttttttt TACATGATTATTCTCTTACTTGTATTTATTGTTCAGTTTTCTGTATCATGTGCTTGCTTAGCCCTGAACCAGGAGCAACAG GGTCAGCTTCTGGAAGTGGGTTGGAACAATACAGCAAGTGCTCGAAATGACATCCAGAGAAATTTAAACTGCTGTGGGTTTCGAAGTTTTAACCCAAATGACACCTGTCTGGCT agctgtgtcaaaagcaGCCACCCATGCTCACCGTGTGCTCCAATAATAGGAAAATACGCTGGAGAGGTTTTGAGGTTTGTCGGGGGCATTGGTCTCTTCTTCAGCTTTACAGAG ATCCTGGGTGTTTGGCTGACCTACAGATACAGGAACCAGAAAGATCCTCGTGCTAATCCTAGTGCATTCCTTTGA